The Gemmatimonadaceae bacterium sequence TGCGCGTGCTCGTGCAAGCGGGAGACGTCGTCACCGCGGGCCAGGCCGTCGCCGTCATGGAGGCCATGAAGATGGAGAACGAGCTGCGCTCGGCGAGCGGCGGTACCGTCAGGACGATCCTGGTCCAACCGGGGGTAGCTGTCGAGAAGGGTGCCCACCTAATAGAGTTCGCGTAGGTCAGGGTTCGCGCTTCACCCCCGCGCCGGACGCCTGATCCCTTTCGGTCCGCTCCCGCCGAACAGCACTCGTTCGGGCGGTGCGGGCTGCCACTGCCCCCCGGGCGGCGAACTGCCTGCCTGTGAGGGTCATCTCCCATCTCTCCAGGAGAGGCGTATGCGAAGGATGTCTCGTTGGAGCAGGACGCTCCTCGGCGCGCTGGTTGGCGTCGCGGCGCTGGCGGGGAACGCCTCGGCACAAGCCGAAACCGGCACCGTGACCGGTACGATCACGGACAGCGAATCGCGGCTCCCGATGGAGGGGGCCCGAGTGGTCGTTGCAGGAACGACCCTCGAGACCCAGACCAACGGGCGCGGTGAATACCGCCTCGTGGGCGTTCGACCCGGCGTCGTGCAGATCGGGGTCATGCGCATCGGGTACCGAGCCGGGTCCGACACCGTGCGTGTCGCCGCGAACGGCACGGCCACGTTGAACTTCTCACTGACCCGGACGGTGACGACGCTGCAGGAACTCGTCGTGACCGGCACGGTCGGGAACCAGGAGCGACGTGCCCAGCCCGCGCAGGTGGCCTCGGTGTCCGCGACGGACATCAAGGAGACGGCCGTGGTCAACACGGTCAACGACATGTTGCAGTCGCGCGTGCCGGGAATCGCCGTCAACACCGCGTCGGGGACGGCGGGGACCAACCGCACGATCCGCATCCGCGGCGCGTCGTCGATTTCGTTGTCCAACAACCCGATCATCTTCATCGACGGCGTGCGGTTCAACGAAGGCACGGTGAACCTGGGCCTCAACGGTCAGCTGACCGACCGCCTCAACGACCTCAACCCGGACGACATCGAGAGCGTCGAGGTGGTGAAGGGCCCGGCAGCGGCCACGCTGTACGGCGCGGACGCATCCGCGGGCGTCATTCAGATCATCACCAAGAAGGGCCGGGCGGGTCAGGCGTCCTTCCAGCAGACCGTGCGCGCGGAGTACGGGCGCTCCGATCTCGACTGGACCCCGCCGAGCAACTTCGGCGCATGCACGGCGGCATCGGTCGCCGCGAACAGCCCCAACCCGCTGTGCCGCGGCAAGACGGTTGGCCTCCTGGTGAGCGACAACCCGCTGACGCGTGAAGGGGGTATCCGCACCGGCTCCGACCAGCTCCTCGGCTGGACCGGCCGTGGCGGTGGCCAGAACTACGGCTACTTCCTATCGGCGAGCGCCGACCGGACCATCGGCACGCTTCCGAGCAACGATTTCCGTCGCTACTCGTGGCGGTCGAATTTCAACTGGATCCCGAACGCCAAGGTCACGCTCGAGGCGGGCGTCAACTCGATCTTCTCGAAGGCGGTACTCCCTGACAACGACAACAACATCTACGGCTATCTGGGCGGCGCCCTGCTGGGCTCTCCGCTCACCCGCCGAGACGACGGTGTCGCGTCGCAGGACGGCTGGTTCGGCTTCAACCGTGGCGTGGCGGCCATCGCGGCCATCCAGAACGAGCTCGATACGCGGCGCAACATCCTGAATCTGAGCGCCACGTACCTGCCAACGCCCTGGCTCAAGTCCCGCTTCACGGCGGGTGGCGATCTGCTGAACGATGAGGCCACGCGGTTCTTCCCCAAGAACACCGCTACGAACTACTCGGGCGATCTCAACCTCGGCAACAATACACAGACCCGCATCGGCATTCAGCGCTACACGCTCGACTGGATCAACGACGCCAACCGGTCGTTCGGCAGCGAGAACCAGCTGCAGGCCACGTTGTCTGCCGGCTTCCAGGCCATTGCCACTCGCAGCGATAACATCGGTGCGGTGGGGCAGGGCTTCGTGACGAACGCTGCGAACGTGATCACCAATGCGTCCACGACGTCCTCGTCGCAGTCCCGCACGGACGTGCGGCAGTACGGATGGCTCGGCCAGCTCGGCCTCAGCTACCGCGATCGCATCTTCCTCCAGGCCGGCGGTCGTCTCGACGACTTCTCGGCGTTTGGTCAGGCCACCGAACCCATCTTCCTGCCGAAGGTCGGGTTGTCGTGGGTGTTGTCGGAAGAAGGTTGGTTCCCGCAGTCGAGCCTGATCTCGTCGTTCAGGTTCCGTGCGGCGTACGGAACGACCGGACGCGCCCCCGGCGCCGGTGCGGCGCTCCAGACGCTGCAGGCCGCGCCGTATGCCAACCAGGTGGGATCGTCGATCACGACGGAAGCCGGCGCCGTGCCGCTCAACCCGGGCAACACCGATCTCAAGCCCGAACGCGGTGTGGAGTACGAAGTTGGATTCGACGCCTCGTTCCTCTCCGACCGCGCGCGTGTCGAGCTGACGTATTTCAACAAGACCTCGCGCGACCTCATCCTGCAGCCACAGCTCCCGCCGTCGCTCGGGTTCCAGCAGAACCCGTTCAAGAACATCGGTGAGGTGCTCAACAGCGGCCTGGAAGTCGGCATCACGGCCGAGATGCTGCGCAAGCGCAACTTCCAGTGGGAGACGCGGCTCAATTTCAACACGCTGCATAACGAGCTCGTCGATCTCGGTGAAGTCGCGCCGTTCGGAACCCTTAACCGCTTCACCGAAGGGTTCCAGCTGGGCTCGTTCGTGTCCAAGCGCATCAAGAACATCAACACGACCACGAAGGTCGTGACGGTCGCCGACACGTTCGAGGTGGTCGGGAATGCGCTGCCCACGTTCGAAGCGGCGTGGAGCAACACCTTCACGCTGTTCCGGAACCTGCGGATCAGCACGCTCATCGACACCAAGCAGGACTTCTACATCTACAACCTCACGAACTACTTCCGTGAGACGCAGCTCGTCCGTTCGGACAACCGGCTCGACCCGACCAAGCTGTCGGAGCTGGAGCGGCTGCGCCGGTACGGAAACCCCACGCCGGGGCAGCCGGCCTTCGTGCAGCTCAACGGCGCCGGAACCACGGTCGACCAGGCGCGCGACGGGTTCCTGCAGCCGGGCGACTTCATCCGGTTCCGCGAGCTCGGCGCGACCTACAGCATTCCGACGCGCTACATGCCGCGGGTGCTCGGCACCCGTGCGGCCTCGATCGGCCTCGCCATGCAGAACGTGGCCCTGTGGACCGACTACGAAGGCGCCGACCCGGAACTCGTCAGCAGTCCCACCGAGGCGTTCGGGGTGGGCCGAACCGATTTCCTCACGCTTCCGAACCCGAAGCGTGTGATCCTCCGCTTCAACGTCTCCTTCTAACGCGAGGCCTACATGACGACAACAACTCGCGCCTTCGGGCGCCTGCTGGGTGCCGCCGCGGTCCTTGCGAGCGTGGGCTGCACCGAGTTCCTCACCGTGGAGAATCCGAACGTCGTCGACGTGTCGGCGATCGACCCGGTCAAGGACGCCGCCACGCTCGCGCTGTCGGCGCAACAGAACTACGCCGTGGCCATGGGATGGTCGGTGATGTACTCCTCGTGGTTCAACGGCGAGAGCATCGTGGCCGAGACCTTCCCGACGCGGAACGAGTTCGGACGACGCGACACCAACGAGTCGAACGGATCGCTCTCGGGTGATGTCTGGGTGCCGATCTCCCTGGCTGCTGCCTCGGCCAAGATCGTGCTTAACCTGAACCTTCCGAACCCGACCACGAACATCAACTACGCGCGGGCCGCGACCTGGCGTGGGTATTCGTTCGTGACGATGGCGCAGGACTTCTGTAGCGGTGTCGTGGACGGCGGTCCCGAACTGACCACGGCCGCGATGCTCGACTCGGCGGTGGCCAATTTCACCAACGCCATCACCATCGGCTCCGCGAACGCCACGGCAGACGGTGTTCAGTTGGCCAACATTGCTCGCGTTGGTCGCGCTCGCGCGCACCTGCAGGCGGGACGCGGCGCTCAGGCGGCGGCCGACGCCGCGGCGGTTCCGTCCGGGTTCTCGTACTC is a genomic window containing:
- a CDS encoding SusC/RagA family TonB-linked outer membrane protein gives rise to the protein MRRMSRWSRTLLGALVGVAALAGNASAQAETGTVTGTITDSESRLPMEGARVVVAGTTLETQTNGRGEYRLVGVRPGVVQIGVMRIGYRAGSDTVRVAANGTATLNFSLTRTVTTLQELVVTGTVGNQERRAQPAQVASVSATDIKETAVVNTVNDMLQSRVPGIAVNTASGTAGTNRTIRIRGASSISLSNNPIIFIDGVRFNEGTVNLGLNGQLTDRLNDLNPDDIESVEVVKGPAAATLYGADASAGVIQIITKKGRAGQASFQQTVRAEYGRSDLDWTPPSNFGACTAASVAANSPNPLCRGKTVGLLVSDNPLTREGGIRTGSDQLLGWTGRGGGQNYGYFLSASADRTIGTLPSNDFRRYSWRSNFNWIPNAKVTLEAGVNSIFSKAVLPDNDNNIYGYLGGALLGSPLTRRDDGVASQDGWFGFNRGVAAIAAIQNELDTRRNILNLSATYLPTPWLKSRFTAGGDLLNDEATRFFPKNTATNYSGDLNLGNNTQTRIGIQRYTLDWINDANRSFGSENQLQATLSAGFQAIATRSDNIGAVGQGFVTNAANVITNASTTSSSQSRTDVRQYGWLGQLGLSYRDRIFLQAGGRLDDFSAFGQATEPIFLPKVGLSWVLSEEGWFPQSSLISSFRFRAAYGTTGRAPGAGAALQTLQAAPYANQVGSSITTEAGAVPLNPGNTDLKPERGVEYEVGFDASFLSDRARVELTYFNKTSRDLILQPQLPPSLGFQQNPFKNIGEVLNSGLEVGITAEMLRKRNFQWETRLNFNTLHNELVDLGEVAPFGTLNRFTEGFQLGSFVSKRIKNINTTTKVVTVADTFEVVGNALPTFEAAWSNTFTLFRNLRISTLIDTKQDFYIYNLTNYFRETQLVRSDNRLDPTKLSELERLRRYGNPTPGQPAFVQLNGAGTTVDQARDGFLQPGDFIRFRELGATYSIPTRYMPRVLGTRAASIGLAMQNVALWTDYEGADPELVSSPTEAFGVGRTDFLTLPNPKRVILRFNVSF